TCCTTAGTTAATAGTTCTCCCTGAATTTATTTCAGGGTTGTATACCTTTGTGTCTGCTTGCATTTTGCATTTCTTCACCAGCGTTATCTTTTCTGAGGAGGTTTTGAGTGTTCTTTCTGAGTTGTTTTCCTCAGGGTGTGTTAGTGTCTGAATAGTCCTTGACTTGATTCTCAACTTAGACTTATTGAAGGGAGTTGATTAATTTTCCCATGTACAGTACTGAACAAATTATATAGAATAGTATACATATACAAATACAATCAAAACTCGGTAATACAAATAAGGGGCCAACCTCCCATTTGTGTTAGCTGAACATTTGACTAACCTACCTGTTGTCTACCTGTTTATGGTTCTGGGAATGAATGTCTCCATAGCTCGGTTTCTAACCAGACTTCCtgattggtggtctggtcaaccaggctgttagatgctgCTGCTTTCAATCTTATGTATGAATCAGTCTagatgatcaggtatcctttagtgctgtttatcaagttctctttttgAACACCATGAATGTCCAAAAATAAACAAATTCACAATATTATGCACAACATCTCAGTTATTCCAACATTTACCCACAACTCATTGTATGCTGCTGCTGCATTTTTAGAGAGAGAATATTGCCTACCCTTCAGCCAAGGGTAGGCAATATTTGTCCTTGCTGGAGGTCTGTTTGCCGCGCCACCTTTTGGGGTGATGGTGGATAGGTATAGATGGTGAATTGATTGGATAGGTATATGGGGGAGAAGGGTTGGGTTTAAATAGGACGTGCCTAGTCCAGGTCAACAGGACTGTTGTTGGATATAATAAAGTATTTActtaaaaatatttaatataaaattAGTTAAAAGTTTGAGATAATGTTGAAGGTAAattgctgatttgtggtattatATGCTTGATATAAATTTAATGTCTTTATTTTCAGAACATGTGAACGATTCAACAAAGTGGCAGGTGACAAGTCATTGTGGATTGATGTAAACTTCAGTGAAGGGTGCTTATCTTTGCAGCAGTTAAAGCGTTGCCATGTGTTTTTGCGTGCAACTACTCGTCGTTTAATTCTGCGAGGACACAAGAAGAAATATGCAGGGACCCCCAAGTGGAAAACTCCTCTCATAAGTGCAGGTCTTTTAAAGCTTATTGGAGAGAAATGCCCAAACCTTCAGGAATTAACATTAAGTGAAGCTTATATTGATGCCAACAAACTCAAAATGGCAGATTTTTTGCCTGTTCAGTCTCTCAGTAAATTTAGTCTTGTTGACTGTGAGTTTGTGAATCTGCCTTCACCCTtaagagatgggtcatattttaagaGAACACAAAAAATTCTTCCTAGATTAGAGTGCTTGAAAATTATCAAGTGTACTTGGGTGGATGATTACGATGTCATGGTGCTTAGTAAAGTTGATTCTTTAAAAAAATTGGTATTAAGAAATTTACCAAAGGTAGGCAGAGCAATGGCGTACCTTGCACTTGGTTTTCGGTTCGGTTTTCAGAATTTAGAGGAATTGGACTTGAGAGGAACTAGCTTAGAAGACAATGAAGTGATATCAGTAGTGAGAAATGGGAAACTGAGAGCCCTATACTTAGGTCCAATGGGACCAGTTAAACGTTTGCCAGAGGAACCACCAGGAGGGCACAACCTCATTATGCCAGATCCTCGGTGGCAAGAAGAAAGGCAGCAAGTTGTGGTTATCAATGTTGGACCAAATGGACCTCAGTGGCGACAGGTAAATGATGAGGAACTGGATGGAATGGGTCTCCAGTGGGTAAGGAATGCTCCTGTTGTCCAACAGCACCGTGCAGAAGAGGAAGATGAAGACAGGCACTATTTTATTGGTAAAGATGGAAGGCCAGTTGAAGCAGAGGAAAacagtgatgatgacgatgatgatgaaGAGGATGATGAAGATGATGATTGCGATGATGATGAAGATAATGGTGCAGTGCAAGGATATGAGAAGAGAGAGCATAAATCTTGTACAGGTGAAGCACAAGGGAAAGCACGGGACAGTTCAAGCCGGGCAATTTCAGAtgaaagagaaggaaagaaagataaTTCATGTAAAAACAATCAGAATAAGGAGGATAATGATGATACAGGAGAAAACAGAGAAGAGCCAGCAGGAGACCACGAGGATGATTTGCATTGTGAAGCTTGTCAGGTTCCAGATGAAGGCTTATCTGATAAGCTAGTTCGTGCATTTGGCTCAACAACTAAACATCTGCACACTTTAGTAGTGTCTGGCTGTGCTATCTCTGACTATGGCTTACAAGAGATAATTCGACTGGCTCCATCATTGCGGCTGCTTGATGTAACCAACACA
This genomic window from Procambarus clarkii isolate CNS0578487 chromosome 26, FALCON_Pclarkii_2.0, whole genome shotgun sequence contains:
- the LOC123756756 gene encoding uncharacterized protein, translated to MAFFGPASILDLSDDVLLLIFSYLKSRDLLTLSQTCERFNKVAGDKSLWIDVNFSEGCLSLQQLKRCHVFLRATTRRLILRGHKKKYAGTPKWKTPLISAGLLKLIGEKCPNLQELTLSEAYIDANKLKMADFLPVQSLSKFSLVDCEFVNLPSPLRDGSYFKRTQKILPRLECLKIIKCTWVDDYDVMVLSKVDSLKKLVLRNLPKVGRAMAYLALGFRFGFQNLEELDLRGTSLEDNEVISVVRNGKLRALYLGPMGPVKRLPEEPPGGHNLIMPDPRWQEERQQVVVINVGPNGPQWRQVNDEELDGMGLQWVRNAPVVQQHRAEEEDEDRHYFIGKDGRPVEAEENSDDDDDDEEDDEDDDCDDDEDNGAVQGYEKREHKSCTGEAQGKARDSSSRAISDEREGKKDNSCKNNQNKEDNDDTGENREEPAGDHEDDLHCEACQVPDEGLSDKLVRAFGSTTKHLHTLVVSGCAISDYGLQEIIRLAPSLRLLDVTNTKVTSGAVQEAKVARPDCVILGGGPRVMRQQNNR